The Candidatus Phaeomarinobacter ectocarpi genome includes a region encoding these proteins:
- a CDS encoding cytochrome c biogenesis CcdA family protein: MDTGSISYLAAFIGGLISFLSPCVLPLVPAYLSFMAGTTFEALQEDDEAVTRRTLIGASGFVLGFSTVFVALGATASVISPLILANKVVIGYVAGATIIILGLHYMGLFRIALLDREMRMMPATLGPSGDGERAERSAVMQALGPYSIGLAFGFGWTPCIGPILATILSIAASRDDLGYGVSLLSVYSLGLGMPFLLAALGVRSFLAFSARFRKHMHKVEIAAGLLLVGTGLLIFFGSLETIAYWLIDLFPALATLG, translated from the coding sequence ATGGACACGGGCAGTATTTCATATCTCGCAGCGTTTATCGGGGGGCTGATCAGCTTCCTGAGCCCCTGCGTACTGCCGCTGGTGCCTGCCTATTTGAGCTTCATGGCGGGCACGACGTTTGAAGCCCTTCAGGAAGACGACGAAGCCGTTACCCGCCGCACGCTGATCGGCGCTTCCGGATTTGTCCTCGGCTTCTCAACCGTGTTCGTCGCCCTGGGCGCCACGGCATCAGTAATCAGTCCGCTTATTCTCGCCAACAAGGTCGTCATTGGATATGTGGCCGGGGCGACAATCATCATTCTTGGCCTGCATTATATGGGGCTTTTCCGCATTGCCCTGCTCGACCGCGAAATGCGGATGATGCCGGCAACGCTTGGCCCCTCTGGGGATGGAGAGCGGGCGGAACGGTCTGCGGTGATGCAGGCGCTTGGCCCCTATTCCATTGGTCTCGCGTTCGGCTTTGGCTGGACGCCCTGTATTGGTCCGATCCTCGCAACGATCCTGTCGATCGCAGCAAGCCGGGATGATCTTGGCTATGGCGTCTCGCTGCTGAGCGTCTATTCGCTTGGCCTGGGCATGCCGTTCCTGCTTGCCGCGTTGGGTGTGCGCAGTTTCCTCGCCTTTTCCGCGCGCTTCCGCAAACACATGCACAAAGTAGAAATTGCGGCGGGCCTGCTGCTGGTGGGGACAGGCCTGTTGATTTTCTTCGGGTCGCTAGAAACCATTGCCTATTGGCTGATTGACCTGTTTCCTGCGCTGGCAACACTTGGTTAG
- a CDS encoding TIGR02186 family protein: MIRPLIHALLLLLVVPATASAQIIDGTPMDGEAIVADLSENLIAITSNFTGAEILLFGNVDAPDNVTPALQRDIVAVVRGPYEPLVIRRKERIAGIWVNTDAYDVPAAPGFYHVASTRPLDEIASTRVFENAEIGLPALDISTGDDAIVLPVTYRDAVVRAKLNEGLYAEAPGSITFVGPSLFRAEIALPANVPVGSYVATVYLVRNGAISGQRSINLIINKSGVERFMYNFAQKTPFFYGIAAVLVALFAGWVAGTVFRER, encoded by the coding sequence ATGATCCGACCTCTCATTCACGCCTTGCTTTTACTGCTTGTTGTTCCGGCAACAGCCTCGGCGCAGATCATCGACGGGACGCCCATGGATGGCGAGGCAATTGTCGCTGACCTCAGCGAGAACCTGATTGCCATCACCTCCAACTTCACCGGTGCAGAAATTCTCCTGTTCGGCAATGTGGATGCACCGGACAATGTGACCCCTGCCCTGCAGCGGGACATTGTTGCCGTCGTTCGCGGTCCGTATGAGCCGCTGGTCATTCGGCGCAAGGAGCGGATTGCCGGCATCTGGGTCAACACCGACGCTTATGACGTTCCTGCAGCGCCGGGATTCTATCATGTCGCGAGCACACGCCCGCTGGATGAAATTGCCTCGACAAGGGTCTTCGAGAACGCGGAAATCGGTCTGCCGGCACTGGACATCTCGACGGGTGACGACGCGATTGTCCTGCCCGTCACCTATCGTGACGCCGTTGTGCGGGCGAAGCTGAACGAGGGGCTCTATGCGGAAGCCCCCGGCTCAATCACCTTTGTTGGCCCGTCCCTGTTTCGCGCTGAGATCGCACTGCCGGCAAACGTGCCGGTCGGCTCATACGTCGCAACGGTCTATCTTGTGCGCAATGGCGCGATCAGCGGCCAGCGGTCGATCAACCTGATCATCAACAAATCAGGCGTTGAGCGCTTCATGTACAATTTTGCTCAGAAAACGCCGTTCTTCTATGGGATCGCTGCGGTGCTGGTGGCGCTGTTTGCAGGCTGGGTCGCTGGAACCGTGTTCCGCGAGCGTTAA